The region TTTGTTTTGAAgttattattaaattatttttcAGGTTCGAGACAGAGTTTATTGGAGAAATTGTGAAGGACATCTACCGTAGATTAAAAGTACCCCTAAGGAGCGCTCAACCACTACTTATTGGGATGGACTATCATATTGACTTTGTCACTTCATGGTTGAAAAATGGATCCTCTCATAGGGCAGACATACTCATTATTTTGGGTATGGGTGGGATCGGAAAGACAACTTTAGCTAAATATGTCTATGGGTTACATTGTCGTGAATTCCATACAAGCAGCTATATTGAAGATATTAGTAGGAAATGTGATGGAAAGTTTAATGGGTTGCTTGATTTACAAGAACAACTATGTGGTGacatttcaaaaataagtttaacTAAAGTTCATGATGTTTTAGCATACACCTCAAAGATAGAGAATGCAGTAGCTCATAAACAGGTATTTCTTGTTCTTGACGATATCAGTACTCTTGATCAGTTGGATGCATTGCTTGGAAGCAAAGGTTTTCACCCGGGAAGCAAAATCATTATAACAACAAAGGACGCATGGTTGACAGAGAGTTGTGCACTTTTCAAATCAAATATAAAACCCAAGAAGACAGAGGTATTGCTTCAAAGCTTACATGAGACTGAATCACGACAACTTTTGTGTGTCCATGCATTCATGTGCAACTATCCTAAGACAGGTTATGAAGAGGTGTTATATAAGCTTGTGAATTATTGTCAAGGACATCCATTGgctcttgaagttttgggcaaGTCTCTACACAATAGAGATGTAGCCTATTGGGAAGGGTGTATAGAAGTTCTAAAGAAAGAAACAAGTTCCCCTATAAATAATGTCCTGAGAATGAGCTTTGATTCTTTGCCATCTAACAATGATAAGGAGTTGTTTAAGCACATAGCTTGTTATTTTGTTGGAATAGATAGAGATGTTAGTGAAACAATTTTAAAGGCATGTGATATAAACACGAAATCTGGGATCACAAATCTCATTGACAGATTCCTTCTTACTATTGGATGGAacaacgaattaaacatgcatcAGTTAATTCAAGATATGGGAAGATGCTTAATACGTCAAGAATCACTTGACAAACCATGGAAGCgaagttgattatggtgtcatgAGGAGTCATTCAAAGTGTTAAAACAAAAAAAGGTAAGAGGCCATGTAAGCTTGCAAATAGTGTGTATATCCAAAGTATTTTGTATTTTCTGATTCTTTTATTTGGATTGTGTTTGTTCTTACTTCTTAGGGAACAGGAAATCTTGTAGGCCTTGTCCTTGACATGCGAATGCTTGAGAAAGAGAAGGATGCATCATTTGAGCTAAAGACAGATGCATTGATTAATATGGATAATTTGATGCTACTACAACTTAATTATGTGCATATGAATGGATCCTATGCGAACTTTCCAGAGGAATTAAGAGGCTTGTCTATGCATGGTTTTCATTTAAATTCTATACCTTTAGACTTGCCCATGGAGAATCTTGTTGCTCTTGACATGTCATACAGCAGTATTGAATCATTTGTCGGTTCTTATAGTAATCCACGACTTGAGAAGAGGCAAAAGGTAAGTTATCTTTGTTTATCATTTTTCCATGTTGAGTTTATGAAAGTCGTTACTGTTCTAACTTATTTCCATTTTATGTAGGTGGACGGGTCATGCTtaaaagacaaaaagttgcttgGATCATTGAAAATTCTTAATTTAAGTTTTTGTAAACAACTTCGTAGTGTTGGTGACTTTGACCAACTCCCTGCACTTGAGACGTTAATAGTTAGAAACTGCATTAGTTTGCTTGAGGTTTGTGAATCAATTGATCAATGTGTTGAACTTTTCTTCGTGGATCTCAGCTCTTGCGACAAGCTTGAAAATCTTACAAAAATCATAGGAATGTTAAAAAAGGTTAAAACTGTGTTGCTAGATGGATGCAATCTAGGTGAATCTCGAATCAAGAATATGGATATCGAATCACTGGAAATGTGCAAGGATAGTGACATTGGCATATACAAAGGAACCTCTTCCTCTACCTTTGTGCGTGCTATACCAAGTGATTTGAAGTTGTTTTCAAGTTCTTTATCATGGTCTTTAGTAAGTTTGTCGCTTGCAAATAACAATTTGTCTGATGAATCCTTTCCCATGGACTTGAGTTGCCTATCCATGTTAAAGGAATTATATTTAGATGGCAATCCTATAAATTCCATGCCTAGTTGTGTGAGAACCCTTCCTAGGCTTGAGATACTTAGCATGAATAACTGTGAAAAACTGAAGTCAGTTGAGCATCCTCCACGTACACTAAGCAGGTTATTGCTCTATTCTGATCAACAGCAGTTTGTAGAAAAAGTTGTATTTGATCCCGAAATGTCTCCACTAGAGTTATCATCAAACTGGAGGGTAGGTTATACACCTTGGTCATATGAAATTGAAGGTATGCTCAAAATAGAAGCAATGGTATGTGTCGAGGAAAAGGTATTACGTAGCTTGGGATGGACTAATGTAGACTTCTTTAAGGAGAGAGGCGTGCAAACTAACTCTCCGGAATCTAAAATCCAGGTGTTATGTAGTTATTTATCTTTATTTATGTGAATatgtataaaataattattatggtgattaaTTAATGTGATTGTATGTGGCAGACAATGTGTTATGAATTTGGAATATTCAGCACGTGGTATGAAGAGGAGAAGATGCCGAGTTGGTTTAGGTATAGAAGTCTTGGGACATCAATATCATTTACCATCCCATCATCATCTCCAAAAAACCTTACAGCACTCAACTTCTGCTATGTACAGACATTGAAATCTATAGATGAGTGGTTGGAATTTTCATATGATCCTCAGTTCCCACGTTCACCAATGATCACAATTAGTAATATAACAAAGAACCGAATGTGGATATACGAGCGTCACATGGACAGAGTTATTGTAGATGGAAATTATTGGGTGATGTTAAGTCATTGGATGTTTGGGATGAATGAGATGGAAGCTGGTGACCACATTACTATCACTGTTACAGAGCCAGATGATGAACTTGTAAAGGAGTGTGGGGTGAGTCTTGTGTATGATGatggagaagaaaaagaagatgtaTTGGGTTATTACAAGTCATGGAATCACATAATTGGTGGAGATCTCTCTCCTTTTCAAACAATAACAGGAGAATACATCCTAGACAATATGCGGTTTTTTGCTGATGGCATTCACTTGTTTCCCTATCATCGAAAATTCGTTCCAGATGGTCCCAGCTTTCAAggtaaatgttatttttattaaaaaaaattatttgttgtATCTTATGTGTAATGATCCGACCAATGACCCAGTTATATCCCAGTTCTCTTAATAGATTGATAATGACCCATTTATTATAATAGATGGATCATAATATAAATCTTTTAAACAAATGGATCATATGACCCAAATCCACCCATGTATTATTGATTTGATTGACTTATAATAAGATAggattttgtttttataaaatataaaaaataaaagttcTACTTTTAGTTTATAAAATGAATAGACCCAAGCAATGATCCATCTAAATGGGCCGCTTTGTTATTTTACTTGATCAAATATTTTGACATGTTAGATCATATAAATATTTTAGGACCCATTGGATTTACTTTGTCCAAATGGATGTGTGTGTATAAATTAACACATTACTTTTTATCTGTTTTAACTGTTCAGAAAAAAAGGGAATGTGGTTTAGAGCTTTATCTCCAAGGAAGCCGGACATAATTGGTCGCTTAGGTGAGGTATACTTTCTAACGCCCAAACCTTTCTCTCATCACATGAATAAAAGGTATACACAGCCAAATATGTTATCTATTATATTTTGATTGGGCTAGGATGTAACAAAATAGAAGTAGTTATAACATTTCAATGGATGCTTGAAAATAGCAATATTTAAATGTACTTGTGTCTGATTAGATCTTAGATGGGGCATGAAGCTCTCATCCTTGCGTACTCATGTGGAGCATGTCAAGCAACTGTAAAATATTCTGTAGCCGAGTGGGAGCATATGGAATGCAATGGAATGTTGTACAACTTTAAACAGGCCTAACCTTTTATGGACATACCAAGCCCTAATTCCTTCATTTAGGGCTCTGAATTcagtgtttttttgtttttttttttttattatattttttctttttatgcCAAATACATGATATATTTGGCAGTTATCAATTATTTTTAGTTGATTAGGAATTTCAAAATTTTGGCTGTGCCTGCCTAAATAGAACTCTCCTTATAAGacattaaatttaaaaattttcttACTTTTCTTTTATTCATAGGGTAAGGGGGAATCTTCAAGGTCTCATCCTTCACATGAAAATGCTTGAAAAAGAGCGGCTGTCTCATTTGAAAATAGATTCATTCGTCAAATGGGTAACCTAATGCTACTGCAACTCGATGAGTTCTATCCAAAATTTCCACAAGTAAGATGGTTTGCTCCTCAAGTATTTGAATTTTTCTTTGTCATCCACCATTCCCACCACAAAACCCCATCTTGAACCAACACCCAAACTCAGTGTTGAGTTGCCTTGAATTTATGTTAGACCATGTATATTTGAGTGAGAGTATACAAGAAGGTATTGATTTGTGCTtttgtttcatctttaattcagTTATTTAAAtcgtttttcttttgtttttgtttttgtttttttgttttttttttttttttgaagaatgaAACACATTGTAAACGTATTTGTTTTGTGTTCGTGGAGAGGACTCACCAAATGATCTAAAAATGCTTAAATTTGAGactaatattaaaattttaaggaACAACTAAATATGAAGAGTATTTTTCCCATGCATATCTCATATcattaatataaatatgtttacatatgggCTTTACAGGAAATAATCAAAGTGgacttaaaataaaatatacacaAATAAATATACATTaatagccccccccccccccccccccgacagTCAGAACGGGAGGTTCACGGATGTTCATACTGGATCTGAAATCAATAAATAATGTAAATGGTAAGCCCTTTGTGAAGATATCTGAGAAGATGATGGAACATGAAGCACATGAACTTAACCCAAGGCAACTTTGTCTCTGACAAAGTTAATGTCAATCTCTATATGCTTGGTTCGCTGATGTTGAACCAGATTAGTAGACAAGTATACCGCACTCACATTATCAAAATAAACAATGGTGGCACGAGGTGGAGGCTGAAGAAGTTCATGCACAAGATTGGGAATCCAACATGTCTCGGCAACGACATTTGCTACCCCTCTATATTCAGCCTCAACACTAGAACGAGAGATCATACCTTGTCGTTTGGAAGGCCAAGGGATCTCAAATTGAGAAACACACAATATCTTGAAGTGGATTGTCTAGTAGTAGGACAACCAGTACAATCAGCATCCGAATAAGCAATAAGACCACGAGCAGGGGAATCATATAGTTGTAAACCATGATCAATAGTACCACGAATATATCATAAAATACGCTTGAGTGTAGAAAAATGTGGTTCCCGAGGGTCATGCATGTACAAACATATATGATGAACAACATATGCAATGTCAGGGCGAGTAAACGTGAGATATTGGAGACCACCAGCTAGACTGCGATACAAAGTTGGATCACTAACGGGGAACCGATAGAACCAAGCTTCGTAGCTATATCAGTGGGAGTGCGAGAAGGCTTATATTGAAGCATGTGAGCACAGTCTAGAATCTCAAGAGCATATTTTTCTGAGACAAAAACATACTGGATTTGTCTAGTGTGACAACAATGTCAAGAAAGTAATTCAAATTGCCCAGATCTGTCACGGAGAACTCATTACCAAGAGTCAAAATAATATATTGTAATAACTCAATGGAAGAAGCTGTGAGAtcaatatcatccacatacaaaaaGTAAATATGCAGTATGAGTTCCGCATCGATAAATGAACAAAGATGAGTCGCATCGACTAttagaaaaccctagttttttaaTATATTGAGCAAACCGCTGAAACCATGCTCGAGGTGCCTATTTAAGGCCATATAAAGATCTCTGTAATAAACACACTTGATCTAGATGTTGCCGATTCTGAAAACCAGACAGTTGATGCATATAAACTGTCTCAAGGAGATCCCTGTGAAGAAACACATTCTTCACATCAAGTTGACGGATTGCCCGATTCTGTGAAGCAGCCAAGGTGAGAACAATTTGGATTATTAACAACAGGACTAAAAGTCTCGTCACAATGAATACCCGATCGTTAGCTACGACCGTTAACAACTAGTCTAGCCTTGTATCGAGCTAAGGACCCATTTACAtgttgtttctttttgaaaatccataTACAGTTAATAATATTTGCACCCGGAGGTCGTGGAACTAGAGTCCATGTCCTATTTGAGATAAGATCATTATATTCCTCCTTCATAGCATCATTCCAATTTGGATCTTTAAAAGCTTGTAAGTAATTATGGGGAAATGAAGAGGAGGAATCTACATGAATATTAAGTCGATGAATGGGTTTGAAAGTACCAAGACGAGACCTTCTAGCCATAGGATGGGTTGATGTGTCTGGAGCATTTGTATTTGGCGAAAAAGGGATGATGTTGCATTTCGATCATCAAGAAAGTCATATAAGGGGTTGGTGTGAGGTGTCATAGATCCAAATGGGAAAACCGACTCATCAATGATAACATGTCGGGATATAATAATTATAGGCTTGGTTTGGGCGCCGACGAGGGTAAAGGGCAAAGGTGAACCACAATCCTACTGCAACCTAGCTCTATTGTATTTGTCGTGTCTGGTTCGATAACATGTTTCCAAATTTAAGTCTAAGATGGGGAAAGAGGTTAATGGCTCAAGTTTTTATCGTCTTGTTTGGTTCGAGTGCATGCTTCGTCTCCTCGTTCTTTGGCAAACATCGTCAGTATCCTCTGAGATTTTGAGATTTTTATGGTTCAGTTGGTGGGCTTTGAAGGAAGCACACGATGGAAAAACAACCATCATCGGAATCTGGTGGCAGGGGGCAATAGTTGTTGGTGGCCGACGATAGTAGGAGTCAGAGGCAATGAATGAAAAAGACGGGAGGTAGGAGAAAACATGAACGAGGGAACTGGGAAGTGGGGTTAGGTTTAGGATtcttttttaacatttttatatttaatatatatattaataaaaaataaataaatcattaatataGAATTCTATAAGATGAGGGCAAAGTAGTCTTTATACATCTGAtaaggaccaaacgtgcaacaaaAGTATAAAGTAGGGACagttcgagttaaaaaaaaagttgATAGGGACTAAACATGCAGATTACCCTAAACCACAACAACCATCCATGTAATTTACCCaaaaataaatagaaagaaaTTCAAAATAAGCGAGTTTTTGACCGTACGAGTGTTTTTAAAAAACTTATCTACATGATGGGTGTACTTTTAAATATTACCATATAAGGTTTTTagcaattaaataaaaaaacatggtGCCTTAttttcttaccatctttcttctCCCAAAGTAAGGGGTTGTTTGGTAgcctcttaattgaaaaattaagaggcaACCTCTTAAAAGTTCAGATTTAGAGTGTTTGGTTGGATCTTATTTTTTTGCCTCTTAATTTTTCAGATCTAAGATtgtatctgaaaaaaaaaaaatgaaacgcGCGTTCCTATTTTACCCTAGACATGTTCCTCCTCTCTTTTCTATTTCACGATACGGCTTCCCCAAGCCATCTCCGACGACCTGCAACCCTTCAGTCGCCGCCTCCACCAGTAACCCTTTAGTCGCTGCCTCCACCAGCACCTCCGCCTCCTCCAACACCGCTGTCTGCGCCTCCCTCTCGCACCGTCAAACTCGCCGACAACATTGTCAGGTAATCGCTTTCTGAAATTGATTTTCTTAATCCGCTTTCCACGGATAACATCCCGTCAAACTCCGCCAACGAAATCGCCGCCGTCGGCCCCACCAGTGACACCGACTCCACCATCCCCGCCAACTTCCCTTATCTCCCTGTTGTTCATGCTTCAATACCTTCTGTTACATATTCATTTGCTCCGTGTATGTGTATGGCTGGGGTCGATTGTGCAATATTTAAATTTGATTTGGGTAATTTTGATCGCACTTATATTATAGGGAAATCAAAACAACAGCCTAGGGTATTTTTCATATGATTTCCGTTGTTTAGGGGTTAGAAACCAAAATTGTTGTTACTGATTTTGTGGGGATTATATGTGATAATTAGGAGCCGACAAATTTGCTTTGTTTGAGACTTTATTTCTCTCCACTTACAGGTAAATATTTGTGTAtatgttgttgtttgttgttcAATTAGGTTAGAGATATTACAATTTATGCAATATTCATAGGAATCACAACATGGTTTGCTATTTTTTTCAACAACTTAAGCATGGAGCTAACCAGGTATTCAATCATTAAACATATCATTTGGTATTAATTTTTATTCTTGAATATGAATcatggtgtttgttttttgtgcAGGAAATAGTTG is a window of Lactuca sativa cultivar Salinas chromosome 1, Lsat_Salinas_v11, whole genome shotgun sequence DNA encoding:
- the LOC122195384 gene encoding disease resistance protein RUN1-like, which encodes MVVLSELPEESSSSSSTHAHSPSTHGHSSSIDGYRYDVFLSFRGLDTRLSFTNYLYEALIEANITTFLDDEEIDTGEDLKPELESAIKASRASIIVMSKNYASSTWCLDELVLILEQRITSNHIVIPIFYHVEPTHVRKQQSSFGDAMAKHKQTMEAERNANKRSQWAQKMEQWNKALVDVANLKGNDVNGRFETEFIGEIVKDIYRRLKVPLRSAQPLLIGMDYHIDFVTSWLKNGSSHRADILIILGMGGIGKTTLAKYVYGLHCREFHTSSYIEDISRKCDGKFNGLLDLQEQLCGDISKISLTKVHDVLAYTSKIENAVAHKQVFLVLDDISTLDQLDALLGSKGFHPGSKIIITTKDAWLTESCALFKSNIKPKKTEVLLQSLHETESRQLLCVHAFMCNYPKTGYEEVLYKLVNYCQGHPLALEVLGKSLHNRDVAYWEGCIEVLKKETSSPINNVLRMSFDSLPSNNDKELFKHIACYFVGIDRDVSETILKACDINTKSGITNLIDRFLLTIGWNNELNMHQLIQDMGRCLIRQESLDKPWKRS
- the LOC111895084 gene encoding protein SUPPRESSOR OF npr1-1, CONSTITUTIVE 1 isoform X2; this encodes MRMLEKEKDASFELKTDALINMDNLMLLQLNYVHMNGSYANFPEELRGLSMHGFHLNSIPLDLPMENLVALDMSYSSIESFVGSYSNPRLEKRQKVDGSCLKDKKLLGSLKILNLSFCKQLRSVGDFDQLPALETLIVRNCISLLEVCESIDQCVELFFVDLSSCDKLENLTKIIGMLKKVKTVLLDGCNLGESRIKNMDIESLEMCKDSDIGIYKGTSSSTFVRAIPSDLKLFSSSLSWSLVSLSLANNNLSDESFPMDLSCLSMLKELYLDGNPINSMPSCVRTLPRLEILSMNNCEKLKSVEHPPRTLSRLLLYSDQQQFVEKVVFDPEMSPLELSSNWRVGYTPWSYEIEGMLKIEAMVCVEEKVLRSLGWTNVDFFKERGVQTNSPESKIQTMCYEFGIFSTWYEEEKMPSWFRYRSLGTSISFTIPSSSPKNLTALNFCYVQTLKSIDEWLEFSYDPQFPRSPMITISNITKNRMWIYERHMDRVIVDGNYWVMLSHWMFGMNEMEAGDHITITVTEPDDELVKECGVSLVYDDGEEKEDVLGYYKSWNHIIGGDLSPFQTITGEYILDNMRFFADGIHLFPYHRKFVPDGPSFQEKKGMWFRALSPRKPDIIGRLG
- the LOC111895084 gene encoding protein SUPPRESSOR OF npr1-1, CONSTITUTIVE 1 isoform X1, whose product is MRMLEKEKDASFELKTDALINMDNLMLLQLNYVHMNGSYANFPEELRGLSMHGFHLNSIPLDLPMENLVALDMSYSSIESFVGSYSNPRLEKRQKVDGSCLKDKKLLGSLKILNLSFCKQLRSVGDFDQLPALETLIVRNCISLLEVCESIDQCVELFFVDLSSCDKLENLTKIIGMLKKVKTVLLDGCNLGESRIKNMDIESLEMCKDSDIGIYKGTSSSTFVRAIPSDLKLFSSSLSWSLVSLSLANNNLSDESFPMDLSCLSMLKELYLDGNPINSMPSCVRTLPRLEILSMNNCEKLKSVEHPPRTLSRLLLYSDQQQFVEKVVFDPEMSPLELSSNWRVGYTPWSYEIEGMLKIEAMVCVEEKVLRSLGWTNVDFFKERGVQTNSPESKIQTMCYEFGIFSTWYEEEKMPSWFRYRSLGTSISFTIPSSSPKNLTALNFCYVQTLKSIDEWLEFSYDPQFPRSPMITISNITKNRMWIYERHMDRVIVDGNYWVMLSHWMFGMNEMEAGDHITITVTEPDDELVKECGVSLVYDDGEEKEDVLGYYKSWNHIIGGDLSPFQTITGEYILDNMRFFADGIHLFPYHRKFVPDGPSFQEKKGMWFRALSPRKPDIIGRLGEGKGESSRSHPSHENA